The following are encoded in a window of Streptomyces sp. 11x1 genomic DNA:
- a CDS encoding dihydrolipoamide acetyltransferase family protein, translating into MTTMTDTSPREFKMPDVGEGLTEAEILKWYVQPGDTVTDGQIVCEVETAKAAVELPIPYDGVVRALHFPEGTTVDVGTSIIAVDVAGGAAPAGADEAAPAEPAVEPKPAAKPVAAPAAKKPEGRKPVLVGYGVAESSTKRRPRKGVPAAAAPAEDTLYGASALQGIQGDLNGHGQHGVTVARPLAKPPVRKLAKDLGVDLSTITPSGPDGIITREDVHAAVVPPKAPEPVTETPTAPVAPAAPVQTPVPVASYDGARETRVPVKGVRKATAAAMVGSAFTAPHVTEFVTVDVTRTMKLVEELKQDKELAGLRVNPLLLIARALLVAIRRNPDINATWDEAAQEIVVKHYVNLGIAAATPRGLIVPNIKDAHAKTLPELAQSLSELVSTAKEGRTSPGAMQGGTVTITNVGVFGIDTGTPILNPGESAILAVGSIKLQPWVHKGKVKPRQVTTLALSFDHRLVDGELGSKVLADVAAILEQPKRLITWA; encoded by the coding sequence GTGACGACGATGACAGACACGTCTCCGCGCGAGTTCAAGATGCCCGACGTGGGCGAGGGACTCACCGAGGCCGAGATCCTCAAGTGGTACGTCCAGCCCGGCGACACCGTCACCGACGGCCAGATCGTCTGCGAGGTCGAGACGGCCAAGGCCGCCGTCGAGCTGCCCATCCCGTACGACGGTGTCGTACGCGCCCTGCACTTCCCCGAGGGCACCACGGTCGACGTCGGCACGTCGATCATCGCGGTGGACGTGGCGGGCGGTGCGGCCCCGGCCGGCGCCGACGAAGCGGCGCCCGCCGAGCCCGCGGTCGAGCCGAAGCCCGCGGCCAAGCCCGTGGCGGCGCCGGCGGCCAAGAAGCCCGAGGGCCGCAAGCCGGTCCTCGTCGGTTACGGCGTCGCCGAGTCCTCCACGAAGCGCCGCCCCCGCAAGGGCGTCCCGGCCGCCGCCGCGCCCGCCGAGGACACGCTGTACGGCGCCTCGGCTCTCCAGGGCATCCAGGGCGACCTCAACGGACACGGACAGCACGGGGTCACCGTCGCGCGTCCGCTGGCCAAGCCGCCGGTCCGCAAGCTCGCCAAGGACCTCGGGGTGGACCTGTCGACGATCACCCCGTCCGGCCCGGACGGCATCATCACCCGCGAGGACGTCCACGCGGCCGTGGTCCCGCCGAAGGCTCCCGAGCCAGTGACGGAGACACCCACGGCCCCGGTCGCACCCGCCGCGCCCGTCCAGACCCCGGTTCCGGTGGCCTCGTACGATGGCGCGCGGGAGACCCGTGTCCCGGTCAAGGGTGTCCGGAAGGCGACGGCCGCGGCGATGGTCGGCTCGGCCTTCACCGCCCCGCACGTCACGGAGTTCGTGACCGTCGACGTGACGCGGACGATGAAGCTGGTCGAGGAGCTGAAGCAGGACAAGGAGCTGGCGGGCCTGCGGGTCAACCCGCTGCTGCTGATCGCCAGGGCCCTGCTGGTCGCGATCCGGCGCAACCCGGACATCAACGCCACCTGGGACGAGGCCGCCCAGGAGATCGTGGTCAAGCACTACGTGAACCTCGGCATCGCCGCGGCCACCCCGCGCGGTCTGATCGTCCCGAACATCAAGGACGCGCACGCCAAGACGCTGCCGGAGCTGGCGCAGTCGCTGAGCGAGTTGGTCTCGACGGCCAAGGAGGGCCGGACCTCCCCGGGCGCCATGCAGGGCGGCACGGTCACCATCACCAACGTCGGCGTCTTCGGCATCGACACCGGCACACCCATCCTGAACCCGGGCGAGTCCGCGATCCTCGCGGTCGGTTCGATCAAGCTCCAGCCGTGGGTCCACAAGGGGAAGGTGAAGCCCCGCCAGGTCACCACGCTGGCACTCTCCTTCGACCACCGGTTGGTGGACGGGGAGCTGGGTTCGAAGGTGCTGGCGGATGTGGCGGCGATCTTGGAACAGCCGAAGAGGTTGATCACCTGGGCGTGA
- a CDS encoding alpha-ketoacid dehydrogenase subunit beta, with amino-acid sequence MTTQTAAQAAGQTAGQSAVKNMAIAKAINESLRRALEADPKVLVMGEDVGKLGGVFRVTDGLQKDFGEDRVIDTPLAESGIVGTAIGLALRGYRPVVEIQFDGFVFPAYDQIVTQLAKMHARSLGKVKLPVVVRIPYGGGIGAVEHHSESPEALFAHVAGLKVVSPSNASDAYWMMQQAIQSDDPVIFFEPKRRYWDKAEVNPEAIPGPLHKARVVREGTDLTLAAYGPMVKLCQEVADAAAEEGRALEVLDLRSVSPLDFDSIQASVERTRRLIVVHEAPVFFGSGAEIAARITERCFYHLEAPVLRVGGYHSPYPPARLEEEYLPNLDRVLDAVDRSLAY; translated from the coding sequence ATGACCACGCAGACAGCCGCGCAGGCGGCAGGGCAGACCGCCGGGCAATCCGCCGTGAAGAACATGGCGATCGCCAAGGCGATCAACGAATCGCTGCGCAGGGCCCTCGAAGCCGACCCCAAGGTTCTCGTCATGGGCGAGGACGTCGGCAAGCTCGGCGGTGTGTTCCGGGTGACCGACGGCCTCCAGAAGGACTTCGGCGAGGACCGGGTGATCGACACCCCGCTCGCCGAGTCCGGCATCGTCGGCACCGCCATCGGCCTGGCCCTGCGGGGCTACCGCCCGGTGGTGGAGATCCAGTTCGACGGCTTCGTCTTCCCCGCGTACGACCAGATCGTCACCCAGCTGGCCAAGATGCACGCGCGCTCGCTGGGCAAGGTCAAGCTCCCCGTCGTCGTCCGTATCCCCTACGGCGGCGGCATCGGCGCCGTCGAGCACCACTCCGAGTCCCCGGAGGCGCTGTTCGCGCACGTGGCGGGCCTGAAGGTGGTCTCGCCGTCGAACGCGTCGGACGCCTACTGGATGATGCAGCAGGCCATCCAGAGCGACGACCCGGTGATCTTCTTCGAGCCCAAGCGGCGCTACTGGGACAAGGCCGAGGTCAACCCGGAGGCGATCCCCGGCCCGCTGCACAAGGCCCGGGTGGTCCGCGAGGGCACCGACCTCACGCTCGCCGCGTACGGCCCGATGGTGAAGCTCTGCCAGGAGGTCGCCGACGCCGCCGCCGAGGAGGGCAGGGCCCTGGAGGTCCTGGACCTGCGGTCGGTCTCCCCGCTGGACTTCGACTCCATCCAGGCCTCCGTGGAGCGGACGCGCCGTCTGATCGTGGTCCACGAGGCTCCGGTCTTCTTCGGTTCGGGCGCGGAGATCGCCGCCCGCATCACCGAGCGGTGCTTCTACCACCTGGAGGCTCCGGTCCTGCGCGTCGGTGGATACCACTCCCCGTATCCGCCGGCCCGGCTGGAGGAGGAGTACCTGCCGAACCTGGACCGGGTGCTCGACGCCGTCGACCGCTCGCTGGCGTACTGA
- the pdhA gene encoding pyruvate dehydrogenase (acetyl-transferring) E1 component subunit alpha — MTVESTAARKPRRSAAGKTGTTGSKAAGTTGTRRATAKKPTDAQPELVQLLTPEGKRVKNAEYDPFVADITADELRGLYRDMVLTRRFDAEATSLQRQGELGLWASLLGQEAAQIGSGRATREDDYVFPTYREHGVAWCRGVDPTNLLGMFRGVNNGGWDPNSNNFHLYTIVIGSQTLHATGYAMGVAKDGADSAVVAYFGDGASSQGDVAEAFTFSAVYNAPVVFFCQNNQWAISEPTEKQTRVPLYQRAQGFGFPGVRVDGNDVLGCLAVTKWALERARRGEGPTLVEAYTYRMGAHTTSDDPTRYRHDDERVAWEAKDPIARLRSYLESETDTNEGFFAELEAESEALGRRVREVVRAMPDPDHFAIFENAYADGHALVDEERAQFAAYQASFADVDEEEGK, encoded by the coding sequence GTGACCGTGGAGAGCACTGCCGCGCGCAAGCCGCGACGCAGCGCCGCAGGCAAGACCGGCACCACCGGCAGCAAGGCGGCCGGCACCACCGGCACCAGGCGCGCCACTGCGAAGAAGCCGACCGACGCCCAGCCCGAACTCGTCCAGCTGCTGACGCCCGAGGGCAAGCGCGTCAAGAATGCCGAGTACGACCCGTTTGTCGCGGACATCACCGCCGACGAGCTGCGCGGCCTGTACCGCGACATGGTGCTGACCCGTCGCTTCGACGCCGAGGCCACCTCCCTGCAGCGCCAGGGCGAGCTGGGCCTGTGGGCCTCGCTGCTCGGCCAGGAGGCCGCCCAGATCGGCTCCGGGCGGGCCACCCGCGAGGACGACTACGTCTTCCCGACCTACCGCGAGCACGGCGTCGCCTGGTGCCGCGGCGTCGACCCGACCAATCTGCTCGGCATGTTCCGCGGCGTGAACAACGGCGGCTGGGACCCGAACAGCAACAACTTCCACCTCTACACGATCGTCATCGGCTCCCAGACGCTGCACGCCACCGGCTACGCCATGGGCGTCGCCAAGGACGGCGCCGACTCGGCGGTCGTCGCCTACTTCGGTGACGGCGCCTCCAGCCAGGGCGACGTCGCCGAGGCGTTCACCTTCTCCGCGGTCTACAACGCGCCGGTCGTGTTCTTCTGCCAGAACAACCAGTGGGCCATCTCGGAGCCCACGGAGAAGCAGACCCGCGTCCCGCTCTACCAGCGCGCCCAGGGCTTCGGCTTCCCGGGCGTCCGCGTCGACGGCAACGACGTCCTCGGTTGCCTCGCCGTCACCAAGTGGGCGCTGGAGCGCGCCCGCCGGGGCGAGGGCCCCACCCTGGTCGAGGCGTACACCTACCGCATGGGCGCCCATACCACCTCCGACGACCCCACCCGCTACCGCCACGACGACGAGCGGGTGGCCTGGGAGGCCAAGGACCCGATCGCGCGTCTGCGCAGCTACCTCGAGTCCGAAACGGACACGAACGAGGGATTCTTCGCGGAACTCGAAGCGGAGAGCGAGGCGTTGGGAAGGCGAGTGCGCGAAGTGGTGCGTGCCATGCCCGACCCGGACCACTTCGCCATCTTCGAGAACGCGTACGCGGACGGCCACGCGCTCGTGGACGAGGAGCGCGCCCAGTTCGCGGCGTACCAGGCGTCGTTCGCCGATGTGGACGAAGAGGAGGGCAAGTAG
- a CDS encoding phosphotransferase has product MPRSSVPPPVLHTPPLGPLLEQYAAGSVLACEPVDEGLLNRGYRLRTTRGRYFLKHHFDPETAHPAAILRQHRATQCLADLGVPVAPPLTGRDGGTVAIVAGHAYALHPWIEGRHRHGGQLTPGQCARLGALLGVVHASLERVMPTPEEPGASVKEPVSPARKRLIPAQRRAREARRPPGSTGAAGDAGAGGAVGTESADPAQTFALIDDLLDRVRRLRPADPFDALARHRLLERRRLLERHAHRRPPRGGPVGWVHGDFHPYNVLYRDDVPEVPAAILDWDRLGVQPRAEEAVRAAVIFFVRPVGALDLAKVRSYARAYRRSAGAAPAELAAAVHRVWWERLNDFWMLRWHYERGDTRADPQFPAASALVVWWTREYDAVREAFVE; this is encoded by the coding sequence GTGCCGCGCTCATCTGTACCACCCCCTGTGCTCCACACGCCCCCTCTGGGCCCCCTGCTGGAGCAGTACGCCGCCGGTTCCGTGCTGGCCTGTGAACCCGTGGACGAGGGACTTCTCAATCGCGGCTACCGACTGCGCACCACCCGCGGCCGGTACTTCCTCAAGCACCACTTCGACCCCGAGACCGCCCACCCGGCCGCGATCCTGCGCCAGCACCGGGCCACCCAGTGCCTCGCCGACCTGGGCGTTCCCGTCGCCCCGCCGCTGACCGGAAGGGACGGGGGCACGGTGGCGATCGTCGCCGGCCACGCCTACGCCCTGCACCCGTGGATCGAGGGGCGCCACCGGCACGGCGGCCAGCTCACCCCCGGGCAGTGCGCCCGCCTGGGGGCGCTGCTGGGGGTCGTGCACGCCTCGTTGGAACGGGTGATGCCGACGCCGGAGGAGCCGGGCGCGTCCGTGAAGGAGCCGGTCTCACCCGCGCGGAAGCGGCTGATCCCGGCGCAGCGGCGGGCCCGGGAGGCACGGCGGCCTCCAGGAAGTACCGGTGCTGCCGGTGATGCCGGGGCCGGCGGGGCCGTCGGGACCGAGAGCGCCGATCCCGCGCAGACCTTCGCCCTCATCGACGATCTGCTCGACCGGGTACGCCGCCTCCGCCCGGCCGACCCGTTCGACGCGCTCGCCCGGCACCGGCTGCTGGAGCGGCGGCGTCTGCTGGAACGGCACGCGCACCGGCGGCCGCCCAGGGGTGGTCCGGTGGGATGGGTGCACGGCGACTTCCACCCCTACAACGTGCTCTACCGCGACGACGTCCCCGAGGTGCCGGCCGCGATCCTCGACTGGGACCGGCTCGGTGTGCAGCCGCGCGCGGAGGAGGCGGTCCGGGCGGCGGTGATCTTCTTCGTACGTCCCGTCGGTGCCCTGGACCTGGCGAAGGTGCGCTCCTACGCGCGCGCGTACCGGCGCTCCGCGGGCGCCGCCCCGGCCGAGCTCGCGGCGGCCGTGCACCGTGTGTGGTGGGAGCGGCTCAACGACTTCTGGATGCTGCGCTGGCACTACGAGCGCGGTGACACCCGCGCCGACCCGCAGTTCCCGGCGGCCTCGGCGCTGGTGGTGTGGTGGACACGGGAGTACGACGCGGTGCGCGAGGCGTTCGTGGAGTGA
- a CDS encoding protein kinase domain-containing protein, translated as MAQQQRSQGPSDPEATGGGMSDAPELWGNGGLVGDGRYRMTHRLGRGGMAEVFAAEDVRLGRTVAVKLLRSDLAEDPISKARFTREAQAVAGLNHHSIVAVYDSGEDVVNGTPVPYIVMELVEGRTIRDLLINAEAPGPEQALIIVSGVLEALAYSHQHGIVHRDIKPANVIITTNGAVKVMDFGIARALHGASTTMTQTGMVMGTPQYLSPEQALGKAVDHRSDLYATGCLLYELLALRPPFIGETPLSVVYQHVQDIPVPPSETSEGAAPPELDGLVMRSLAKEPDDRFQTAEEMRGLVQYGLQMLYDQGGHTGTWNTGPVAMHDGRHTPPGGMSGTTVMPHPGESGTSQIPQPILPGYGGGGRDDGGFEGSGNRGGGRGKLWILAVLAVIAIAAGVALALNNNGASGGGGNETTNSPTATTSSKDKDASESPTDEATEEPTDDTTDSNNGGGYTPPYTQQPSSSPSPTQSQPSEEPTTDEPTSEEPTSEEPTEEPTEEPTDASSGGDAGGLPGGIGGEEG; from the coding sequence ATGGCACAGCAGCAGCGCTCTCAGGGCCCGTCCGACCCCGAGGCGACTGGCGGCGGCATGTCGGACGCGCCGGAGTTGTGGGGCAACGGCGGGCTGGTAGGTGACGGCCGGTACCGGATGACCCACAGACTCGGCCGGGGCGGTATGGCCGAGGTGTTCGCGGCCGAGGACGTGCGCCTCGGTCGTACGGTCGCGGTCAAACTGCTCCGCTCCGATCTCGCCGAAGACCCCATTTCCAAGGCCCGCTTCACGCGTGAGGCCCAGGCGGTGGCCGGTCTCAACCACCACTCGATCGTGGCTGTCTACGACTCCGGCGAGGACGTCGTGAACGGCACCCCCGTGCCGTACATCGTCATGGAGCTGGTCGAGGGCCGCACCATCCGCGATCTGCTGATCAACGCCGAGGCTCCCGGCCCCGAGCAGGCGCTGATCATCGTCTCCGGTGTGCTGGAGGCGCTCGCGTACTCGCACCAGCACGGCATCGTGCACCGCGACATCAAGCCGGCGAACGTCATCATCACCACGAACGGCGCGGTGAAGGTGATGGACTTCGGCATCGCCCGCGCCCTGCACGGCGCGTCCACGACGATGACGCAGACCGGCATGGTCATGGGCACGCCGCAGTACCTCTCCCCGGAGCAGGCGCTCGGCAAGGCCGTCGACCACCGCTCCGACCTGTACGCCACCGGCTGTCTGCTCTACGAACTCCTGGCGCTCCGGCCGCCCTTCATCGGCGAGACCCCTCTGTCGGTGGTCTACCAGCACGTCCAGGACATTCCGGTGCCGCCCTCCGAGACCTCGGAGGGGGCGGCGCCCCCGGAGCTCGACGGACTGGTCATGCGCTCCCTCGCCAAGGAGCCGGACGACCGGTTCCAGACGGCCGAGGAGATGCGCGGCCTCGTCCAGTACGGCCTGCAGATGCTCTACGACCAGGGCGGCCACACCGGCACCTGGAACACCGGGCCCGTCGCCATGCACGACGGCCGGCACACCCCGCCGGGCGGTATGTCCGGTACGACGGTCATGCCGCACCCGGGGGAATCGGGCACCTCGCAGATCCCGCAGCCGATCCTGCCGGGGTACGGCGGCGGAGGCCGGGACGACGGAGGCTTCGAGGGCAGCGGCAACCGGGGCGGCGGCCGCGGCAAGCTGTGGATCCTCGCCGTCCTCGCGGTGATCGCCATCGCGGCGGGCGTCGCCCTGGCGCTGAACAACAACGGCGCCTCCGGCGGCGGCGGCAACGAGACCACCAATTCCCCGACGGCCACGACGTCCAGCAAGGACAAGGACGCCAGCGAGTCGCCCACCGACGAGGCGACCGAGGAGCCCACGGACGACACCACCGACTCGAACAACGGCGGCGGCTACACGCCGCCGTACACGCAGCAGCCGAGCTCCAGCCCGTCCCCGACGCAGAGCCAGCCGTCGGAGGAGCCGACGACCGACGAGCCGACGTCCGAGGAACCCACGTCCGAGGAGCCCACGGAGGAGCCGACCGAGGAGCCGACCGACGCCAGCAGCGGCGGCGACGCGGGCGGCCTGCCGGGCGGCATCGGCGGCGAAGAGGGCTGA
- a CDS encoding protein kinase domain-containing protein, with protein MSQDAAQGRYAGRSLAGGRYQLRDLLGEGGMASVHLAYDSVLDRQVAIKTLHTDLGREQAFRERFRREAQAVAKLTHTNIVSVFDTGEDDLDGMTTPYIVMEYIEGKPLGSVLDADVAQLGAMPSDKALKITADVLAALEISHEMGLVHRDIKPGNVMMTKRNVVKVMDFGIARAMQSGVTSMTQTGMVVGTPQYLSPEQALGRGVDARSDLYSVGIMLFQLTTGRLPFEADSPLAIAYAHVQEEPVAPSSINRSLPPAVDAIIARALKKNPNERFPSAEVMRDECLRVAASLQPVAPSIVPGVQTASGAGVSSAVFPPIDHTGAPQSGSVQMPYQPPSTGGYGPPTPAPAPTPAPSYGYPQQGGYPTPPQTAAYSPQQGGATPPPYNITPQQSSLSAGRSGGGKNNKGVIVGAIAVSVLAVGGLIVALSLSSGTETEGGDDGANASSSPTVVEGHKGPDTSKVIDSTECTEPSESYNDPDKIELPDFTFKNIDSVKKCFQAAGWQYDVQKVDENTYGEGTVMEQYPAASEDVDPKDMPSIILKVSTGNPA; from the coding sequence ATGAGCCAGGACGCCGCACAGGGCCGGTACGCGGGGCGGTCGCTAGCCGGTGGCCGCTACCAACTGCGTGACCTGCTCGGCGAGGGCGGCATGGCCTCCGTCCACCTCGCGTACGACTCGGTGCTCGACCGACAGGTCGCTATCAAGACACTCCACACCGACCTCGGCCGCGAACAGGCCTTCCGTGAGCGCTTCCGCCGTGAGGCGCAGGCCGTGGCGAAGCTCACCCACACCAACATCGTGTCGGTCTTCGACACCGGCGAGGACGATCTGGACGGCATGACGACGCCGTACATCGTCATGGAGTACATCGAGGGCAAGCCGCTCGGTTCGGTGCTCGACGCGGATGTCGCCCAGCTCGGCGCCATGCCCTCCGACAAGGCTCTGAAGATCACCGCTGATGTGCTGGCGGCGCTGGAGATCAGCCACGAGATGGGCCTGGTCCACCGGGACATCAAGCCGGGCAACGTGATGATGACCAAGCGCAACGTCGTGAAGGTCATGGACTTCGGCATCGCCCGCGCCATGCAGTCCGGTGTCACGTCGATGACGCAGACCGGCATGGTCGTCGGCACCCCGCAGTACCTCTCGCCCGAGCAGGCCCTCGGCCGCGGCGTGGACGCCCGCTCCGACCTGTACTCGGTCGGCATCATGCTCTTCCAGCTGACCACCGGGCGACTGCCGTTCGAGGCGGACTCGCCGCTGGCCATAGCGTATGCGCACGTCCAGGAGGAGCCGGTCGCTCCCTCCTCGATCAACCGTTCCCTGCCGCCGGCCGTGGACGCCATCATCGCCCGCGCGCTGAAGAAGAACCCGAACGAGCGGTTCCCGAGCGCGGAGGTGATGCGGGACGAGTGCCTGCGGGTCGCCGCGTCCCTCCAGCCCGTCGCGCCGAGCATCGTGCCGGGTGTGCAGACGGCCAGCGGCGCGGGGGTCTCCTCGGCGGTCTTCCCGCCGATCGACCACACGGGCGCACCGCAGTCGGGCAGCGTCCAGATGCCGTACCAGCCGCCCTCGACGGGCGGTTACGGTCCGCCGACACCCGCCCCGGCGCCGACGCCCGCCCCGTCCTACGGCTACCCGCAGCAGGGCGGCTACCCGACGCCGCCGCAGACCGCGGCGTACTCGCCGCAGCAGGGCGGGGCCACCCCGCCTCCGTACAACATCACGCCCCAGCAGTCCTCGCTGTCGGCCGGGCGTTCCGGGGGCGGGAAGAACAACAAGGGCGTCATCGTGGGCGCGATCGCGGTGTCGGTCCTGGCGGTGGGCGGTCTGATCGTGGCGCTCAGCCTGAGCTCGGGCACCGAGACGGAGGGCGGCGACGACGGCGCGAACGCGTCCTCCTCGCCGACCGTGGTCGAGGGGCACAAGGGTCCGGACACGTCGAAGGTCATCGACTCGACCGAGTGCACGGAACCCTCGGAGTCGTACAACGACCCCGACAAGATCGAGCTGCCGGACTTCACCTTCAAGAACATCGACTCGGTGAAGAAGTGCTTCCAGGCGGCGGGCTGGCAGTACGACGTCCAGAAGGTCGACGAGAACACGTACGGCGAGGGCACGGTCATGGAGCAGTACCCGGCCGCCTCCGAGGACGTCGACCCCAAGGACATGCCCTCGATCATCCTCAAGGTCTCGACGGGCAACCCGGCCTGA
- a CDS encoding bacterial proteasome activator family protein encodes MEMPRNERSPEQPQILVVGQDGMAVGGGGGDEDSREVPVTEMVEQPAKVMRIGSMIKQLLEEVRVAPLDEASRARLKEIHASSVKELEDGLAPELVEELERLSLPFTDEVIPSDAELRIAQAQLVGWLEGLFHGIQTTLFAQQMAARAQLEQMRRALPPGVGGHEGDDDPRTVGRSGGPYL; translated from the coding sequence ATGGAGATGCCGAGGAACGAACGGTCGCCCGAACAGCCCCAGATCCTGGTCGTGGGCCAGGACGGCATGGCGGTGGGCGGCGGTGGAGGCGATGAGGACTCCCGCGAGGTCCCGGTGACGGAGATGGTGGAACAGCCGGCCAAGGTCATGCGCATCGGCAGCATGATCAAGCAACTGCTCGAAGAGGTACGGGTCGCCCCCCTCGACGAGGCCAGCCGGGCCCGGCTGAAGGAGATCCACGCCAGCTCCGTCAAGGAACTGGAGGACGGCCTGGCGCCCGAGCTGGTGGAGGAGTTGGAGCGGCTCTCCCTGCCCTTCACCGACGAGGTGATCCCGAGCGACGCGGAACTGCGGATCGCCCAGGCCCAGTTGGTCGGCTGGCTCGAAGGCCTCTTCCACGGGATCCAGACGACGCTGTTCGCCCAGCAGATGGCCGCCCGGGCGCAGTTGGAGCAGATGCGCCGCGCGCTGCCGCCCGGCGTCGGCGGCCACGAAGGCGACGACGACCCGCGCACGGTCGGCCGCTCCGGCGGTCCGTATCTCTAG
- a CDS encoding NAD(P)H-quinone oxidoreductase → MHAITIPDPGGPEALVWDEVPDPVPGEGEVLIEVAASAVNRADLLQRQGFYDPPPGASLYPGLECSGRVAEIGPGVAGWSVGDEVCALLSGGGYAEKVVVPAGQLLPVPSGLDLRQAAALPEVTCTVWSNVFMIAHLRPGETLLVHGGSGGIGTMAIQLAKAVGAKVAVTAGTEEKLEQCAALGADILINYREQDFVEEVRAATDGRGADVILDNMGAKYLDRNVRVLAVNGRLAIIGLQGGIKGELNIGALLAKRAAISATSLRARPQEEKTAIVAAVREHVWPLIGGGHVRPVVDREIPMDDAATAHRVLEESGHVGKVLLVVP, encoded by the coding sequence ATGCATGCGATCACGATTCCCGATCCCGGTGGACCCGAGGCCCTGGTCTGGGACGAGGTCCCCGACCCGGTGCCCGGCGAGGGCGAAGTGCTCATCGAGGTGGCGGCGAGCGCCGTGAACCGCGCCGACCTGCTGCAGCGGCAGGGCTTCTACGACCCACCGCCCGGCGCCTCCCTCTACCCCGGCCTGGAGTGTTCCGGCCGAGTCGCGGAGATCGGGCCCGGGGTGGCCGGGTGGAGCGTCGGCGACGAGGTGTGCGCGCTGCTCTCGGGCGGCGGCTACGCGGAGAAGGTCGTTGTTCCGGCCGGCCAGCTGCTGCCGGTCCCCTCCGGCCTCGACCTCCGGCAGGCCGCCGCGTTGCCCGAGGTGACCTGTACGGTCTGGTCGAACGTCTTCATGATCGCCCACCTGCGTCCCGGTGAGACGCTCCTCGTACACGGCGGTTCCGGCGGCATCGGCACGATGGCCATCCAGCTCGCCAAGGCCGTCGGCGCGAAGGTCGCCGTCACGGCGGGTACCGAGGAGAAGCTGGAGCAGTGCGCCGCCCTGGGCGCGGACATCCTGATCAACTACCGCGAGCAGGACTTCGTCGAGGAGGTCCGGGCGGCCACGGACGGCAGGGGCGCCGACGTCATCCTCGACAACATGGGCGCAAAGTACCTGGATCGCAACGTCCGGGTCCTCGCGGTCAACGGACGGCTCGCGATCATCGGCTTGCAGGGCGGTATCAAGGGCGAGCTGAACATCGGCGCCCTCCTCGCCAAGCGGGCGGCGATCAGCGCGACCTCGCTGCGGGCCCGGCCCCAGGAGGAGAAGACGGCCATCGTGGCCGCCGTACGCGAACATGTCTGGCCCCTGATCGGCGGTGGCCATGTGCGTCCGGTCGTCGACCGGGAGATCCCCATGGACGACGCGGCCACGGCGCACCGGGTGCTGGAGGAGAGCGGCCACGTGGGCAAGGTGTTGCTGGTGGTGCCGTAG
- a CDS encoding ATP-binding cassette domain-containing protein, translated as MSAQTSGLAIETAGLVKTFGETRAVDGVDLAVPAGTVYGVLGPNGAGKTTTVKMLATLLRPDGGQAHVFGHDVVREADEVRGRVSLTGQYASVDEDLTGSENLVLLARLLGHDKRTARQRAGQLLEAFGLSDAAGKQVKHYSGGMRRRIDIAASILNTPDLLFLDEPTTGLDPRSRNHVWDIVRAVVAQGTTVLLTTQYLDEADQLASRIAVIDQGKVIAEGTKGELKASVGAGSVHLRLRDAAQRPQAEEVLRLALDADVQREPDPVALTARVGAGSAGGQGAAEAAARALAELARTGITVDNFSLGQPSLDEVFLALTGHDTRAAAQAEGAPETKDEAAA; from the coding sequence ATGAGCGCACAGACGTCCGGCCTCGCGATCGAGACCGCGGGTCTGGTGAAGACGTTCGGCGAGACCCGGGCCGTCGACGGCGTCGACCTGGCCGTGCCCGCCGGCACGGTCTACGGCGTCCTCGGCCCGAACGGCGCCGGCAAGACCACCACCGTGAAGATGCTCGCCACACTGCTGCGTCCCGACGGCGGCCAGGCGCACGTCTTCGGACACGACGTCGTCCGGGAGGCCGACGAGGTACGCGGCCGGGTCAGCCTGACCGGGCAGTACGCCTCCGTGGACGAAGACCTCACCGGCAGCGAGAACCTGGTGCTGCTCGCCCGGCTCCTCGGCCACGACAAGCGAACGGCCCGGCAGCGCGCCGGTCAGCTGTTGGAGGCCTTCGGACTGAGCGACGCGGCCGGAAAGCAGGTCAAGCACTACTCGGGCGGCATGCGGCGCCGTATCGACATCGCCGCGTCCATCCTCAACACGCCCGACCTGCTGTTCCTGGACGAGCCGACGACCGGCCTCGACCCACGCAGCCGCAACCATGTGTGGGACATCGTGCGCGCGGTGGTCGCCCAGGGCACGACCGTGCTGCTGACCACGCAGTATCTGGACGAGGCGGACCAGCTGGCGTCCCGGATCGCGGTCATCGACCAGGGCAAGGTGATCGCGGAGGGCACGAAGGGTGAGCTGAAGGCGTCCGTGGGCGCCGGTTCCGTCCATCTGCGGCTGCGTGACGCGGCCCAGCGGCCGCAGGCCGAGGAGGTGCTGCGCCTCGCCCTCGACGCCGACGTGCAGCGCGAGCCGGACCCGGTGGCGCTGACGGCGCGCGTCGGCGCGGGATCCGCGGGCGGACAGGGGGCCGCCGAGGCCGCCGCCCGGGCGCTCGCCGAACTGGCCCGCACCGGCATCACCGTCGACAACTTCTCGCTGGGCCAGCCCAGTCTGGACGAGGTGTTCCTCGCCCTCACCGGTCACGACACCAGGGCGGCCGCGCAGGCCGAGGGCGCCCCCGAGACGAAGGACGAGGCAGCGGCATGA